A genomic stretch from Ureibacillus composti includes:
- a CDS encoding DUF2187 family protein, translating to MKIAEVGNIIEFKEGLQGIVEKVNENSVIVDLTIMENFNALEMEEKTVVNHKRYKILTNKE from the coding sequence GTGAAAATTGCAGAAGTTGGAAACATAATCGAATTTAAAGAAGGCCTCCAAGGAATCGTAGAAAAAGTAAATGAAAACTCTGTAATCGTTGATTTAACAATTATGGAAAACTTTAATGCTTTAGAGATGGAAGAAAAAACAGTCGTTAACCATAAACGTTACAAAATATTAACTAATAAAGAATAA
- a CDS encoding aspartyl-phosphate phosphatase Spo0E family protein has translation MQDILKELEDTRELMIQSGMKNGLQNPKTIRLSRQLDELMNRYEKEIVSSQYNIKTRKYLQ, from the coding sequence GTGCAAGACATTTTAAAAGAGCTTGAGGATACTAGAGAATTAATGATTCAATCGGGGATGAAAAACGGCCTTCAAAACCCTAAAACAATTCGTTTAAGTCGACAATTAGATGAGCTAATGAATCGATATGAAAAAGAAATAGTTAGTTCTCAATATAATATTAAGACAAGAAAATACCTACAATGA
- a CDS encoding MFS transporter produces MSLPILSWAFYDFANTIFSSNINTVFFPFYMDEVLGTNEVMQQVASTFISYANAVASFFLVVFSPLFGVWIDQTGYKKKFIVWFASISIIFTFMMGIFACLNSTTTISGVPLSLFLVVVSFVIAKFFFNSSLVFYDSMMGDLGTKEEMPLISGFGVAVGYLGTIFGLLVYLLVSDGDYHKAFIPTAILYLIFSLPLFFINKDHPVPKTERKSIKFIDGYKEIFQTFKEMKKYRAIFIFMIAYFFLNDAIATTIAMMAVYATAIVGFTSGQFIILYLVSTISTVIGSLAFGNIAKAIGARRAVSVVSFIMIFALLLAVIANEQWMFWIAGSLFGVSLGSMWVTSRTLIIELSPEEKRGQFFGLFAFSGKVSAIIGPALYGTITLLLKDYGTLASRMALGSMILLTIVGLIIHLRVKQENQNSL; encoded by the coding sequence ATGTCTTTACCTATTTTATCTTGGGCTTTTTATGATTTTGCCAATACTATTTTTTCATCAAACATTAATACGGTATTTTTCCCATTTTATATGGATGAAGTGCTTGGGACGAATGAAGTAATGCAACAAGTTGCGAGTACGTTTATATCATATGCAAACGCTGTTGCAAGCTTTTTCTTAGTTGTTTTTTCACCGTTATTTGGTGTTTGGATTGATCAAACTGGTTATAAAAAAAAATTCATCGTTTGGTTTGCATCGATTTCTATTATATTCACATTTATGATGGGAATCTTTGCTTGTCTTAATTCCACAACGACTATCTCAGGGGTCCCGCTAAGTTTATTTTTAGTTGTTGTTAGTTTTGTTATTGCAAAATTCTTTTTTAACTCCAGTCTAGTCTTCTATGATTCAATGATGGGGGATTTAGGGACAAAAGAGGAAATGCCGCTGATTTCCGGGTTTGGGGTAGCAGTTGGTTATCTAGGTACAATTTTTGGGTTACTTGTCTATTTATTAGTTTCAGATGGAGACTATCACAAGGCATTTATTCCTACTGCAATATTGTATTTAATTTTCTCATTGCCATTATTTTTTATTAATAAAGATCATCCAGTTCCAAAAACAGAGCGGAAATCAATCAAATTTATTGATGGTTACAAAGAAATATTTCAAACCTTCAAAGAAATGAAAAAGTATAGAGCCATCTTTATATTCATGATTGCATACTTTTTCCTAAATGACGCGATTGCTACAACTATTGCAATGATGGCAGTTTATGCAACGGCAATCGTAGGATTTACGTCAGGTCAATTTATTATTTTGTATTTAGTTAGTACAATCTCTACAGTAATTGGTTCTCTAGCGTTCGGTAACATCGCAAAAGCTATAGGGGCAAGACGTGCAGTGTCTGTTGTTTCCTTTATTATGATTTTCGCGCTTTTACTTGCTGTTATTGCTAATGAACAATGGATGTTCTGGATTGCAGGAAGCTTATTTGGAGTTTCACTTGGCTCAATGTGGGTGACGTCAAGGACGTTGATCATAGAATTGTCGCCAGAAGAAAAAAGAGGCCAATTTTTTGGATTGTTTGCATTCTCAGGAAAAGTTTCTGCTATTATAGGACCTGCTCTTTATGGAACGATTACGCTTTTATTAAAGGATTATGGAACACTTGCTAGCCGTATGGCACTAGGAAGCATGATCTTATTGACGATCGTTGGATTAATAATCCACTTACGAGTAAAACAAGAAAATCAAAATAGCTTATAG
- a CDS encoding chemotaxis protein: protein MEQKGILLESGTNELEIVEFEIANNKFGINVIKVKEIIQPIPVTFIPHAHPYVEGIIQLRGEVLPVVDMLKVLGIPNATYNAQQKYIVAEFNKQKVVFHVDNVTQIHRISWKDIERPSDMYQGGASQVIGVIKRNEHMILLLDFERIMVEINPDSGINVDAVKKLGNRQRSEKKIVIAEDSPLLRKLLYDTMHEAGYVNVEFFENGKDAYNYLESLTVNKNISEHVQLVVTDIEMPQMDGHHLTKKIKSHPDLQVIPVIIFSSLITDDLRHKGEEVGAEEQISKPEITKLILKMDELIL, encoded by the coding sequence TTGGAGCAAAAAGGAATTTTACTAGAGAGTGGAACAAATGAACTAGAAATAGTTGAATTTGAAATAGCAAACAATAAATTTGGTATTAACGTAATCAAAGTAAAGGAAATTATTCAACCAATTCCTGTTACATTTATCCCGCACGCTCATCCATATGTTGAAGGAATCATTCAATTGCGTGGTGAAGTCTTACCGGTAGTTGATATGTTAAAAGTGTTAGGTATTCCCAATGCTACTTATAATGCGCAGCAAAAATACATTGTTGCCGAATTTAATAAACAAAAAGTTGTTTTTCATGTAGATAATGTCACTCAAATACACCGAATTTCTTGGAAGGATATTGAAAGACCTTCAGATATGTATCAAGGTGGAGCATCTCAAGTTATTGGTGTCATTAAAAGAAATGAACATATGATTTTGTTATTAGACTTTGAAAGAATTATGGTTGAAATTAACCCTGATTCGGGAATAAATGTCGATGCTGTAAAAAAACTTGGTAATCGACAACGCTCTGAAAAGAAAATTGTCATTGCTGAAGACTCACCATTATTAAGAAAATTATTATATGACACGATGCATGAAGCAGGTTATGTAAATGTAGAGTTTTTTGAAAATGGTAAGGATGCCTATAATTATTTAGAAAGTTTAACAGTAAATAAAAATATTTCAGAACATGTTCAATTAGTTGTTACTGATATTGAAATGCCACAGATGGATGGCCATCACTTAACTAAAAAAATTAAATCACATCCAGACTTACAAGTAATACCAGTCATTATCTTTTCTAGTTTAATTACGGACGATTTACGTCATAAGGGCGAAGAGGTAGGGGCGGAAGAGCAAATAAGTAAGCCTGAAATTACTAAGCTTATCTTAAAGATGGATGAATTAATTTTATAG
- a CDS encoding NAD(P)-dependent oxidoreductase: MVKKEIAFIGTGVMGSSIVKHLLNENYNVTVYTRTMAKAKNLIDLGAKWAATPAEAAENKDVIFTMVGFPSDVEEVYCGEYGIFKTAKDGSIVIDMTTSEPSLAKKLYKIAKEKGIQSIDAPVSGGDVGAKNGTLSIMVGGDEAAFESVKSILEVFGSNIVYQGEAGAGQHTKACNQIVIATNMIGVCESISYGIKAGLDIEKVFQSISTGAAGSWSLSNLGPRMVKGDLEPGFYIKHFIKDMKIAIDESEQMNLDLPGLKLSKQLYNTLLENGYGEKGTQALIKYYEL, encoded by the coding sequence GTGGTAAAAAAAGAAATCGCGTTTATTGGAACAGGGGTAATGGGTTCAAGTATTGTTAAGCATTTATTGAATGAAAATTATAACGTCACGGTTTATACAAGAACGATGGCGAAAGCTAAAAATCTAATCGATTTAGGTGCAAAATGGGCTGCAACACCAGCGGAAGCAGCAGAAAATAAAGATGTTATTTTTACAATGGTCGGTTTCCCATCGGATGTTGAAGAAGTTTACTGTGGCGAATACGGTATATTTAAAACAGCAAAAGATGGGTCTATTGTAATTGATATGACAACATCTGAACCTTCTTTAGCTAAGAAATTATATAAAATAGCAAAGGAAAAGGGGATTCAATCAATTGACGCACCTGTTTCTGGTGGAGATGTTGGTGCGAAAAACGGTACATTATCAATCATGGTTGGTGGAGATGAAGCAGCCTTCGAAAGTGTAAAATCAATCCTAGAAGTTTTTGGTTCAAATATTGTTTATCAAGGAGAGGCAGGAGCTGGTCAACATACAAAAGCATGTAATCAAATTGTGATCGCGACGAATATGATTGGTGTATGTGAATCCATCTCCTATGGTATCAAAGCAGGTCTTGACATTGAAAAAGTATTCCAATCCATTTCTACTGGTGCTGCAGGTTCATGGTCATTAAGTAATTTAGGACCTCGAATGGTAAAAGGGGATTTAGAACCAGGCTTTTATATCAAGCATTTCATAAAAGATATGAAAATTGCAATTGATGAATCGGAACAAATGAATTTAGATTTACCAGGCCTTAAACTATCAAAACAACTTTATAACACTTTATTGGAAAATGGTTATGGTGAAAAAGGTACTCAAGCTTTAATAAAATATTACGAACTATAA
- a CDS encoding ATP-binding protein: protein MVKTESPIFQDLFQTVNDPFLILNTSCQIESLNDQAAQLLNINENEKPTLKLDKHSEKRWANFLQNLLRDSGGFCTLNIMVNDEVYQEIKLLGYYNNHRNLIFARLVPLDQPKVEHLYSLFNDISFGIIVSDLNGRIVDMNNIAQTLVDCAKWQVIHCPMEKVFERFTAKHESKLLYFTDLINKGQASIECHKRNSNCEETYLKFESKINYCMNLIITTVTDVTEKVILKQKVEHQNSLNSLGQMAASIAHEIRNPMTTLKGFVDLLKQISPDDGQRYIQVIDSELQRMESILTEFLYLSKPVNRHYEEVTLAEVIEEVTELMQPHALLHNVMLVFENYDIYMTKIMGNRNRIKQMLINLIKNAIEVMQNGGTITISMRILQTGNLEIAIRDEGLGIAKDDLKNLFIPFFTTKTAGTGLGLALVKKVVEEHYGKINVESTLGEGTTFIIQLPMNHEEPIYCENKEDLIGWSIIH from the coding sequence ATGGTAAAAACTGAGAGCCCAATTTTTCAAGATTTATTCCAAACCGTAAATGACCCATTTCTTATATTAAATACTTCTTGTCAAATCGAGTCATTAAATGACCAAGCAGCACAGTTACTTAATATTAATGAAAACGAAAAACCAACATTAAAATTAGACAAGCATTCAGAAAAAAGATGGGCTAATTTTTTACAAAATTTATTACGTGATTCGGGTGGTTTCTGCACACTAAATATTATGGTGAATGATGAGGTTTACCAAGAGATTAAGCTGTTAGGCTATTATAATAATCATAGAAACTTAATCTTTGCTAGGCTTGTTCCACTTGATCAACCTAAAGTAGAACACCTATATTCTTTATTTAATGATATTTCGTTCGGTATTATTGTTTCTGACTTGAACGGTAGAATTGTCGATATGAATAATATTGCACAAACTTTGGTTGATTGTGCGAAATGGCAAGTGATCCATTGCCCAATGGAAAAAGTATTTGAAAGATTTACGGCTAAACATGAAAGTAAATTGCTATACTTTACAGATTTAATTAATAAAGGACAAGCATCAATTGAGTGTCATAAAAGAAATAGTAATTGTGAAGAAACTTATCTCAAATTTGAAAGTAAAATAAATTATTGTATGAATTTAATTATTACTACTGTTACTGATGTAACAGAAAAAGTAATTTTAAAACAAAAAGTAGAGCATCAAAATTCATTAAATTCCCTAGGTCAGATGGCAGCTAGTATTGCACATGAGATTAGAAATCCTATGACAACGTTAAAAGGATTTGTTGATTTATTAAAACAAATCTCACCTGACGACGGGCAAAGATATATACAAGTAATAGATTCAGAGCTTCAGCGAATGGAATCTATTTTAACTGAATTCCTATATTTATCAAAACCAGTTAATCGTCACTATGAAGAAGTTACGCTTGCAGAAGTAATTGAAGAGGTTACAGAGTTGATGCAACCTCATGCATTACTACATAATGTCATGTTAGTTTTCGAAAATTACGACATCTACATGACGAAAATTATGGGAAATAGAAATCGTATTAAGCAAATGCTAATTAATTTAATTAAAAATGCGATAGAAGTTATGCAAAATGGTGGAACGATTACAATCTCTATGAGGATACTACAAACTGGAAACCTGGAAATTGCAATTCGTGATGAGGGACTTGGAATTGCCAAGGATGATTTGAAAAATTTGTTTATACCATTTTTCACAACGAAAACAGCTGGCACAGGTTTAGGACTAGCATTAGTGAAAAAAGTAGTCGAAGAACATTATGGGAAAATAAATGTAGAAAGCACGTTAGGGGAAGGGACAACCTTTATAATCCAATTGCCAATGAATCATGAAGAGCCTATTTATTGTGAGAATAAAGAAGATCTAATAGGCTGGTCAATTATTCATTAA
- a CDS encoding type II CAAX endopeptidase family protein, whose amino-acid sequence MKSSKHIVRLLLPIVFFYVMLFFAFEEDKIFWYLYTFTILVGVSITILYETIKDELPTWKYLIFGIGYGTITYGIIRLGYIILNSVNDDISKSVAKFLASYGPLNIWHYLLLIIIIVVGEELFWRGFVQQQLKRILSPMLAILVTSVLFALSIAISGFIPGVVAALVVGLIFGILYEWKKSMPLIIVTHEVFILLLFLILPFS is encoded by the coding sequence ATGAAAAGTTCAAAACATATAGTAAGACTTCTTTTGCCTATAGTATTTTTCTATGTCATGCTCTTTTTTGCATTTGAAGAAGATAAAATCTTCTGGTACCTTTATACATTTACCATTCTTGTAGGGGTATCCATTACAATTCTTTACGAAACGATTAAAGATGAACTTCCAACCTGGAAATATTTAATATTTGGTATAGGTTACGGTACAATTACCTATGGAATTATTAGACTCGGGTATATTATTCTTAATAGTGTAAACGACGACATATCAAAATCAGTTGCAAAATTTTTAGCTTCATACGGTCCATTAAATATATGGCACTATCTACTTTTAATCATTATTATTGTCGTTGGCGAAGAACTATTTTGGCGTGGGTTTGTCCAACAACAGCTAAAACGTATTTTGTCACCAATGCTTGCCATTCTTGTCACAAGTGTTTTATTCGCATTATCGATTGCAATTAGTGGATTCATTCCTGGAGTCGTCGCGGCTTTGGTAGTTGGTTTAATATTTGGAATACTTTATGAATGGAAAAAAAGTATGCCGTTAATTATTGTAACGCATGAAGTTTTTATTTTGTTACTATTTTTAATCTTACCTTTCAGTTAA
- a CDS encoding MarR family transcriptional regulator, whose amino-acid sequence MTSNEDIKQSLKLYIVLSRAHKAINEVTNQFFQQNGLNPTEFAVLELLYHKGRQPLQQIGNKILLASGSITYVVDKLEKRGFLKRVSCPSDRRITYAEITDEGTNFMNELFPEHENNLHELLSVLSSEEKDTAIELLKKLGLSIKDLSY is encoded by the coding sequence ATGACTTCAAATGAGGATATTAAACAATCACTAAAACTTTATATTGTGTTATCTCGTGCACATAAAGCAATTAACGAAGTGACAAATCAATTTTTTCAACAAAATGGACTAAATCCTACAGAATTTGCTGTGTTGGAATTGTTATATCATAAAGGAAGACAACCACTTCAACAGATAGGAAATAAAATACTATTAGCAAGTGGTTCCATCACATATGTTGTCGATAAGCTTGAAAAAAGAGGGTTTTTAAAAAGAGTTTCTTGTCCTTCTGATCGCCGAATCACATATGCAGAAATAACGGATGAAGGAACTAACTTTATGAATGAACTATTTCCTGAACATGAAAATAACTTACATGAGTTATTGAGTGTATTATCTAGTGAAGAAAAAGATACGGCCATAGAATTGTTGAAGAAATTAGGTTTATCGATTAAAGATTTGTCATACTAA
- a CDS encoding TrkH family potassium uptake protein, which yields MAHESKKIRSITPFQLLVSFYFIAILLSFLLLRIPAVYEEGVEISVIDSLFTAVSAISVTGLTVFDVSKSLTDFGIIVLLFIMQLGAIGVMSLGTLFWLFIGKRIGMRERQLIMIDYNQYNLSGVVNLLIGIVKILFTIEAFGSLVLSVHFYKYYENWVDAIKHGVFTAVSATTNGGFDLTGMSLIPYHSDYFIQFITMILIVLGAIGFPVLIEVKKFLKREDPAFRFSLFTKITTTTYGFLFIVGTVVIYLIESFQSFKGMQWHEKLFAAMFHSVSARSAGLTTLDISTFNEATNIFVSGLMFIGSSPSSVGGGIRTTTFAIVILFLINFANGRNEIQIFNREIHHVDIYKSFAVIVLAFFMVLIATMILLITEPQATLTQILFEITSAFGTCGMSLGITSDLSTAGKIVIMILMFIGRVGLISFLYTLGGKANKSIYRYPQERIIIG from the coding sequence ATGGCTCATGAGAGCAAAAAAATTAGAAGTATAACACCGTTTCAACTTCTTGTATCATTTTATTTTATAGCAATTTTATTATCTTTTTTACTATTAAGGATCCCAGCAGTTTATGAAGAGGGTGTAGAAATATCAGTGATTGATAGCCTTTTTACTGCTGTGAGTGCAATTAGCGTAACGGGACTAACAGTATTTGATGTGTCTAAGTCATTAACTGACTTTGGAATAATTGTTTTACTTTTTATTATGCAACTAGGTGCAATTGGTGTCATGTCACTTGGAACTTTGTTTTGGCTATTTATTGGTAAGCGAATAGGCATGCGTGAGAGACAATTAATTATGATTGACTATAACCAATACAATCTATCGGGTGTTGTGAATTTATTAATTGGGATTGTGAAAATATTATTTACAATTGAAGCCTTTGGATCACTTGTGCTTTCTGTACATTTCTATAAATATTATGAGAATTGGGTAGATGCGATTAAACACGGTGTATTTACAGCAGTTTCTGCAACTACAAATGGTGGTTTTGATCTTACAGGAATGAGTTTAATTCCGTATCATTCAGATTACTTTATTCAATTTATAACAATGATTTTAATTGTCCTTGGTGCTATTGGTTTTCCAGTATTAATAGAAGTGAAAAAATTCCTAAAACGAGAGGATCCTGCCTTTCGATTTAGTTTATTTACTAAAATAACAACGACTACTTATGGTTTCTTATTTATCGTTGGAACGGTTGTTATATATTTAATTGAGTCATTTCAATCCTTCAAAGGAATGCAGTGGCATGAAAAATTATTTGCAGCCATGTTTCACTCTGTATCTGCGCGCTCTGCGGGTTTAACGACTCTCGATATTTCTACATTTAATGAAGCTACCAATATTTTTGTTAGTGGATTAATGTTTATCGGCTCGTCTCCAAGTTCTGTAGGTGGAGGTATTCGTACGACAACCTTCGCCATTGTGATTTTGTTTTTAATTAATTTTGCGAATGGTCGTAATGAAATTCAAATTTTTAATAGAGAAATTCATCATGTTGATATTTATAAATCCTTTGCAGTTATTGTATTGGCTTTTTTCATGGTTTTGATCGCTACGATGATTCTGTTAATAACAGAACCTCAAGCTACTTTAACTCAGATTTTATTTGAAATAACCTCTGCGTTCGGTACGTGTGGAATGTCATTAGGTATTACAAGTGATTTGTCAACTGCAGGGAAGATTGTCATCATGATTTTAATGTTCATTGGACGTGTTGGTTTAATCTCTTTCTTATATACACTAGGTGGGAAAGCTAATAAGTCAATATATCGCTACCCACAAGAACGTATAATTATTGGGTAA
- a CDS encoding SDR family oxidoreductase: MVAHFFTGFPGFIASQLIREVFRKNHTDQVYVLVLQTELQKAQREAMRIMETFPGRHIELIEGDITLPNLGIDQQSINRILPQISMLWHLAAIYDLAVPREIAWKVNVLGTSMVNDFVKTLPNLSRYLYFSTAYVAGNRKGRILETELIRPEKFKNYYEETKFEAEILVEKLKTEIPITIIRPGIVRGHTLTGETIKFDGPYFFLNMIERLKNLPFIPYIGDKVTTINVVPVDFIIQSSLFISSEPSAIGKTLHLTDPFPHPVQEVFRMMVLEMTGKLPKGKFPLSFVKWLLQNKLIRQKLGVEKEALDYLTWNAQFDCREAQLILKKGNIRCSDFMSSIPAMVRFYRVNKNNKHLQVEIK; encoded by the coding sequence ATGGTTGCACATTTCTTTACGGGATTCCCAGGGTTTATTGCGAGTCAATTAATTCGTGAAGTATTTCGCAAAAACCACACAGATCAGGTCTATGTTCTTGTATTGCAAACAGAATTACAAAAAGCTCAAAGAGAAGCTATGAGAATTATGGAAACGTTTCCCGGTCGTCATATTGAATTGATCGAAGGAGATATTACACTACCGAACCTTGGTATAGATCAACAAAGTATAAATAGAATATTGCCTCAAATTTCAATGTTATGGCATTTAGCAGCCATCTATGACTTAGCAGTTCCAAGGGAAATTGCTTGGAAAGTAAATGTACTGGGAACGTCAATGGTTAATGATTTTGTTAAAACTTTACCCAATCTTTCCCGTTATCTTTATTTTAGTACGGCTTATGTGGCAGGAAATAGAAAAGGGCGTATTTTAGAAACTGAACTAATTAGGCCGGAAAAATTTAAAAATTATTATGAAGAGACAAAATTTGAAGCAGAAATACTTGTAGAAAAACTAAAGACAGAGATTCCAATAACGATTATTCGTCCTGGTATAGTTAGAGGGCATACGCTGACAGGTGAGACTATAAAATTTGATGGCCCGTACTTTTTCTTAAATATGATTGAGCGATTGAAAAATCTCCCTTTCATTCCGTATATAGGTGACAAAGTGACGACAATTAATGTTGTTCCCGTAGATTTTATAATACAATCTTCGCTTTTTATTAGCAGTGAGCCTTCTGCAATCGGAAAGACATTACACTTAACAGATCCATTCCCACATCCGGTACAAGAGGTGTTTCGAATGATGGTATTAGAGATGACTGGAAAACTGCCGAAAGGGAAATTTCCGTTATCATTTGTGAAATGGTTGTTACAAAACAAATTAATTCGTCAAAAATTGGGTGTAGAAAAAGAAGCGCTCGACTACCTAACTTGGAATGCACAGTTTGATTGTAGAGAAGCACAGTTGATACTGAAAAAAGGAAATATACGTTGTTCTGATTTTATGTCTTCTATCCCAGCGATGGTCAGGTTTTATAGAGTTAACAAGAATAATAAACACCTTCAAGTTGAAATAAAATAG
- a CDS encoding peptide chain release factor 3, whose amino-acid sequence MTSKIEQDITSRRTFAIISHPDAGKTTITEKLLLFGGAIRDAGTVKGKKTGKFATSDWMEIEKQRGISVTSSVMQFDYDGKRVNILDTPGHQDFSEDTYRTLMAVDSAVMVIDAAKGIEAQTLKLFKVCRLRGIPIFTFINKLDRQGKEPLELIEELEEVLGINAYPMNWPIGMGKEFLGIYDRYNKRIEQFRTEEENRFLPIDEEGELAVEHPMKATSYYSQAMDDIMLLNEAGNEFSEEKIRRGELTPVFFGSALTNFGVQTFLETYLQFAPAPQPRLTQDEQYIDPVEHNDFSGFIFKIQANMNPAHRDRIAFIRIVSGKFERGMNISLARTGKSFKVTQSTQFLADDRETVDEAVAGDIIGLYDTGTYQIGDTVVGGKKTFQFEKLPQFTPEIFVRVTAKNVMKSKQFHKGILQLVQEGAIQYYKTLHTEDVILGAVGQLQFEVFEHRMKNEYNVEVQMQPIGSKIARWIENEEDVKESMSSARSMLVKDRYDRLVFLFENEFAMRWFSEKNEDIKLYSLL is encoded by the coding sequence ATGACTTCAAAAATTGAACAAGATATAACTTCACGTCGTACATTTGCCATCATTTCTCACCCGGATGCTGGGAAAACGACGATTACAGAAAAATTACTTTTATTCGGTGGTGCCATTCGTGATGCCGGTACGGTAAAAGGAAAGAAAACAGGAAAATTTGCTACATCTGACTGGATGGAAATTGAAAAGCAACGTGGAATTTCAGTTACATCCTCTGTTATGCAATTTGACTATGATGGAAAACGTGTAAACATTTTAGATACACCAGGGCACCAAGATTTCTCAGAAGATACGTACCGTACGTTAATGGCAGTGGATAGTGCTGTCATGGTAATCGATGCTGCTAAAGGGATTGAAGCCCAAACATTAAAACTATTTAAAGTTTGTCGTTTGCGTGGGATTCCTATTTTTACATTTATAAATAAATTAGACCGACAAGGGAAAGAACCACTTGAATTAATCGAAGAGCTTGAAGAAGTACTTGGAATTAATGCTTATCCAATGAATTGGCCAATTGGTATGGGGAAAGAATTCCTTGGTATTTATGACCGTTATAATAAACGGATCGAACAATTCCGCACAGAAGAGGAAAATCGATTTTTACCAATTGATGAAGAAGGCGAATTAGCGGTTGAACACCCAATGAAAGCTACTTCTTACTACTCTCAAGCTATGGATGATATTATGCTCCTTAACGAAGCCGGGAATGAATTTTCAGAAGAGAAAATTCGTCGTGGTGAATTAACTCCGGTATTCTTTGGTTCAGCATTAACAAACTTTGGTGTACAAACTTTCCTAGAGACATATTTACAGTTTGCTCCTGCACCACAGCCACGCTTAACACAAGATGAACAATATATAGACCCAGTAGAACATAATGATTTCTCAGGATTTATCTTTAAAATTCAAGCGAATATGAATCCTGCACACCGTGATCGAATTGCTTTTATTCGAATCGTTTCTGGAAAATTTGAACGTGGAATGAATATCTCTTTAGCTCGTACAGGGAAATCATTTAAGGTTACGCAATCAACTCAATTTTTAGCCGATGATCGTGAAACCGTTGATGAAGCAGTAGCAGGTGATATTATCGGTTTATATGATACTGGTACATATCAAATTGGAGATACAGTTGTTGGTGGCAAGAAAACCTTCCAGTTTGAGAAATTACCACAGTTCACACCGGAAATATTTGTCCGTGTAACGGCAAAGAACGTAATGAAATCAAAACAATTCCATAAAGGTATTTTACAATTAGTACAAGAAGGCGCAATTCAGTACTATAAAACATTACACACAGAAGATGTCATTCTTGGGGCGGTTGGTCAATTACAATTTGAAGTATTTGAACACCGTATGAAAAATGAATACAATGTTGAAGTACAAATGCAACCAATTGGTTCTAAAATTGCTCGTTGGATTGAAAATGAAGAAGATGTGAAAGAATCAATGTCTTCTGCTCGATCAATGCTCGTGAAAGATCGCTATGACAGATTAGTATTCTTATTTGAAAATGAATTTGCTATGCGTTGGTTCTCAGAGAAAAACGAGGATATTAAATTATATAGCTTGTTGTAA